The sequence GTGCTGTCTCACCGTATTTGTTCTGCAGCTTTATATTAGCTCCAGCATAAACAAGTATCCGGAAGGCATCCACTTGACCCCCTGCAGCTGCAATCATGGCTGCTGATAATCCATTTTGATCCTGTTCGTCAAGATCGATATCTGGCCGCTCAATGAGTTTTTTCAGGGCCACAGCATCATTTGCTTGAGTTGCAAAGATTAGAGGAGAAAATATTGAGGTATTGCTTGATGCAACAGTGCTCCCAGCATGAATTACATCTAACACTGCTTGTCTAAAGCCAAGAGTCCACCGAATTGAGCTTGCAATCGAGCAGGCGCATTGCCCAGCTGCATTGACTAAACCAAAGTCAGCACCAGCTGCGGCCAAAACTCTAAGACACTCCTCATGTTTGTATCTTGTGCAGATCATCAGTGCAGATTCTCCAGATGCTGTTGGAGAGTTGAGATTGCAGCCAGCATTGATCAGACATTGAAGAATTTTAGCCAATCCAAACTGTGCAGCCAAATGTATAGGGCGTAACTCTGTTTTTGATGTTGTTTTCACCGGCAATTCTACATCTGCACCACAATTCAATAGCACATCAAGTGCTCCTGGATTGCCACATAGGATGGCATGGTGCACAAGGGTCCTCCCTAAGTGATGGTTGTTAACAGAGTGGTGTTGCAAGAGCATGCGCAAGATAGCACCGCTGGCTTCAAAATACTCCACTGCACACCAGGTGATTGAGTAGGGCTCTGCCAATCCCACTCCTACCCGAAATTCTTCTCCTGTAGCTGTGTCCCATGACCAGGCTCCAAGTCTAACTTTGATGTCAACTCTGACGCCAGCCTTACCATTGTCAAAGGGTGATGCATATTAGAGAGCAATTGTGTGATAATGTTATTAGAAGAATGCTTGTCTAAATGATTAAGAAACAATCTATCTAACCAGTTGATGCAGTCATATCATATGCATATGCAGCAAGTATAGGGGGACTATATCAATTGAGAGCGTGCTGAATTGCCTCAAACATAATTTATGTTTGGGTGTGACATTTAGATTACGTTTGGTTCCCataaagtattaagaaaagaaaaaaatgctaaggaaatttattttctcatgtttggtatcactatgaaaaatacgaaaaaaaataataattaaaattagttagaaactcatgcatttttaaattatttaatctttatctaaaagaattaaaataagttaaatgagttttaagtagtacaaaaaataatttattaactttaaatctatatgttatttatcttcaatttttctttctttctacttttcatctctattttctttctctcatattCTCTCCCAAATTTtattgggaaccaaacatagccttaaggaTCCCATTTGCCTAATATTTGGACACAAAAGGCTCCCCATTAAGCATACAATTATGGTTCCACGTATCATATGAAGCCAAAACAGACTATGGAATTAGTAAGGAATATCGCTTGACAACATTCCAGAAAATGACATCCTACAGAGACTGTATAATGTCGATGTAAAAGACTATCTTCTATTCTCTTATGCTTAACATGAATTGCATGCAAATTTCTGCCTACCATTTGTTGTATACTTTTCTAGTACCATAAACTACATTATTGATCCGGAGTGATGAGCAAAAACCACACCACTGGTTTCCAACTCAAACTAAGGAAGTAGTGTCACACTACATCACAAGGAAAAAACTGAATTTTGTTTATTTCAATCATGAACAAGTGATTGGATTGAATTATGTACTCCTGCCTTCTCTTACGATGTGGCTATACTGTCATCTCATGAGTATTTACAAAGCTACTTTTCCTCACACAGCATGTCATTATTTGTCCAGTTTTGTAAAAACACTCGAGTGTCATCACATTATATGACAGTGTCCCtgaagagaaatatttttcctaAGTGATTTGGGTGATCTTGCACAAGAATGTTTACCTGTAATAGCAATCGAACAACAGAGACCTGTCTACTAACAATGGCAACAGCAAGCGCATTACAGTTAACATTGGTGTGCATGAAAGGCTTGGAAGACTGAAGCAGCATCCTATCAGTTGCATTGGCATCAACTCCACACTGCCACCAGTCAAGAGAATTAGTGTTATTAAAGAGCTTATATCTCAGTTTATTCCATCCATAGAACAATACTTACTAAAGGAAATGTTGATGTCTCACAAGGAGCTCCCTTCTATCAAGAATCAAGGGAGTCTGCATTCAATGTGGGAGCCAGCACATGGTAGGAAACCAATTAGTTATCATGTttaaagaagatttttttaatcGGATGGTTTTGATATTGGGTTAAGGTAAATGGGATTTCtgaattttttaatgaaaaaggtTGCCTTGGGCCTGAGAATTTAGAAGGACGGCTAAAGGTTTATAGTGGACCCATTTTATCGATGCTGAAAGAAATAtcagaaaaatgtttgcttgaaAGTATGAATGATTCAAAGAATTCTAaggaatgaagagaaaatactatttattttcaaaattaaaattttggtagACAGAGAAGGACCAGTTCTGGAAGGACCAAATTAATTTCCCCTGCCAAAGACCAGCGAAATTGATGGGCTGCAGGATAAAGAATGCCAGTGATAGGACTATATGACTCTGcaccaaaatttaaagcaacaGTTGCAAAATAATGATCCTGGAGATATTTCGTTTAGGTTCCAAACAGAAGAGCAACAGGAAAATGAATCTGTGCTCATCACACCCATAGTTAAGATAAATGCAAACTAGTTAAGATAATCCTGTTTCAACATTCTCCTTCATTCAATAACATAACTCCAGCAGTTTTTACAGTTAGAAACTGTTTGGGTTTATAGTCATATGCACTCCTTGGCTAAGTAATTTGTGGGGGAAAGCTAACCAATCACCATGAACAAATGATGGAATAAAGAGATGGGAAGAGTCAGAACTGTGCCGCAAAAGCTTAAACAATTAGGAAACAGGCAAACCATGCATATGGTCCCACTTTTCCTGCCCCTGTCGGAGCTATTCCCTCTTTATCACATGTCTCTATGCAAAGGACTGAAAAAGACCCAATGCATTAGAAAATATTAACAGGAATTCACCTTGATGAGCGTGTCCACAACATCCACAAACCCTCTGCAGCAAGCGGTGACAAGAGCATGCACAGCAGCATATGGGCGGATCATCTCAGAACCCATGAGCAACTCGGCAGGTCTGGCCCGCCCAAGATAGCTTGCCTCCAGTAAAGCCTCCTCGCATGCCGGCTGAGACGCCCCTGCATTGATAAGTGTCTGCAATATCTCCAGATGGCCCTCCCTCACGGCTGCTGTCGTCGCATAGCCTCGAAATAGCTTTTGGTTCACATTAGCTCCAACACTCTATGATCCCAAAATGCCAAAGCTCAGTAATAAGGAATATATGGCTTAATAATATCTTATCGCTCTTAATTTTACACTAAATCACATATTCATAATACAGATCACTTTTTACTCATCatctgaaaaaggaaaattcttcAGGTAAAGTGATTTTTATCCATCAGGACCTGAATGTGAATCCATTAAAGCGGAGTACGAATCTCAGGCTGTGTCAGGTGAAAAATGCATCCATTATGCTACATGTTGGGAAGGTTGAGAGACTTTATGCATCTGCTCTCACTAATCTGTAGACCTGTTAAAGACTCTTTCTTGGTGCATAAAATGGCTTTATTGAAGAACTTCCGTAGACTTGCAACTGATGATGCGCAAACACTGACATTGCAATCAAATATGGAAGATAAAAAGATGGaaccaaaatttatttcaatttcagAGGAAagcttgatttttttaatctttttattttttttttatagttttttaccCACAAACTTTCCATCTCCACCATTACCATTGAAAGTgcataaaaaatctaaatcattaaatgaaagatataaagattaaaattggGGTATGACTTGATGCAAAGGATGATACTAAGGCACCGGATAACAGATATTAATGAGATTAAATGTAAATATGACACAATTTGATTGTTTTCGATGGGTATCTCTCCGGTATTACAGCAATACCTGTTAAATAAGTTTTCATGATTTCTTTATCATTTGCCATTAATGTTTTCATGGTGGAGAGCTTGAATGGGTTTCACACCTGGttttctaatttgttttaatcaaaatatgtCCACTTCA is a genomic window of Vitis riparia cultivar Riparia Gloire de Montpellier isolate 1030 chromosome 1, EGFV_Vit.rip_1.0, whole genome shotgun sequence containing:
- the LOC117911356 gene encoding ankyrin-3-like, translating into MMVFSNAGTGFLAGKQVFPIDYAAEVSQKLVDASHRNDLKSALDCIADPFVDVSFIGTVYLRARKTEVVLHDESPHEVRVEFEEFKTEVTALFLAAHAGNVALVRKLLSVGANVNQKLFRGYATTAAVREGHLEILQTLINAGASQPACEEALLEASYLGRARPAELLMGSEMIRPYAAVHALVTACCRGFVDVVDTLIKCGVDANATDRMLLQSSKPFMHTNVNCNALAVAIVSRQVSVVRLLLQAGVRVDIKVRLGAWSWDTATGEEFRVGVGLAEPYSITWCAVEYFEASGAILRMLLQHHSVNNHHLGRTLVHHAILCGNPGALDVLLNCGADVELPVKTTSKTELRPIHLAAQFGLAKILQCLINAGCNLNSPTASGESALMICTRYKHEECLRVLAAAGADFGLVNAAGQCACSIASSIRWTLGFRQAVLDVIHAGSTVASSNTSIFSPLIFATQANDAVALKKLIERPDIDLDEQDQNGLSAAMIAAAGGQVDAFRILVYAGANIKLQNKYGETALTLLEANHNADLFEKVILEYALERGNHRSAGFYPLHCAARCGDLDLARTLANRGYDINFADTDGYTPLMLAARGGHGSMCEFLISCGAICNIKNERHETALVLARKNGFGNGAECVILDELARTLVLDGAPVKKHTKRGKGTPHSKVLKMVDGIGVLRWGKSSKRNVICRGAELGPSTSFRWNRRRKLDADEPGLFHVMTTKNKEVHFVCEGGIEVAELWVRGIKLVTREAIFGKKQNDM